DNA sequence from the Oreochromis niloticus isolate F11D_XX linkage group LG8, O_niloticus_UMD_NMBU, whole genome shotgun sequence genome:
tcaaacaaaaatggTCAAGTCGCTATGAGTCAAACATTTACACTCCAACATGGTTTAAACATTAACCACAACTGCAGAACAAATGGAGTTACACCAGACAAAATGCGTACAAAAATAGAATGTCTTCCAACTTTACATATGAAAGGACAAATATACATTGCGATAGAAGCGTCCTTGAATCAGTATGTGtacaaaaagacacacagcaagGCACTAAAGGGAAAATTAAGAGTTCCACAAACATGTTAAGATGAATTCATTGTCAATTTAATAACTTAAAATTGTTTAATTTCTTTGAAACGTTATTGCAGTTATTTCACATTCTCGCACAAAAGCTGGGCTCTTAGTTAAGTGTTGGctagattttattttataaagtcCCCTTCACATTACAAATGATCTATTAATTTTGTATGAATTGTATtggcttttttatttgtattttcaatAGACTGTGCAGTCAAAGTGCATTCGTGTCAGTCTTTCACTCAGTTCTGCGGCAGGAATGGGAGAATGTGCGTATCTGCGCACCACTGCACAAAAGTTCTTGTTTATTCCCATCCTGGTGATTGGACCGCGGTCTTTAGTTCACAATAGCTGAAGAACTGTTCTGATGGTACCCTTCTCTTTTTTAGGTTTTAGTGTGTGTCACACTGCCTCGGTGACAGCAAAGCTTTCCACGGAAACCTACGAACAGATCCCGTTGGCTGCGCTGATGCCGCCTGATAACCGCTCCAGTCCGGAGCTGCtggatgaggaagaggaggaagaggagacagTGGAGGActtcctctctttctgtctcaggTGAATTTTAGTATGTCTCTTTCTCTCGTCGCTCCGAGCAAACTTGCGGCCGCAGAAGTCGCAGGCAAACGGCTTCTCTCCCGTGTGCGTACGGATGTGAGTGGTGAGGTGGTCGCTGCGGCTGAAGTTACGCATGCAGATCCGACACTGGAAGGGCTTGTGTCCAGTGTGGATGCGGATGTGTCTGGTCAGTTCATCCGATCGCGAGAAGCGCCGGTCGCAGCCCTCCGCCGGACAGGGGTACGGCCGCTCGTGGATTGGCGTCTTGCTGGGTCTGTTCGGGTACTTTCTGGGTCGCAGGATTGGCCGCAGAGGCAGGTTCTGTGGGCTGTACGCAGAGGGGAGCCGCGGCGCCCCTCCCTCGGAGGCACCACTACCCGGAGCCCCCAGAGTAAAGTTCCTGATAGTGTTCAGGGGGGTCAGAGGTGGGGGGACACGGAAGGTATCAAGAGGACAAGAGCCAAACGGTTTTCGATCCTGGATGCCTGCCGTGTGCATGTCCCGCTGGCAAGCCGGCTGGAAGAAGCCCGAGTAGTCGGGGATGATAGGGAAAAGCCCTGGTGCGTCTGAGCTTCCGGGCTGCTTGGGTGATGAGTAGGAGGGTGGAGGGTAAGAGGCAATGGGGCAGGTAGAGGTGGACAAAAATGCAGAGGGGTCCTGGTATACCTCCCCACAGCCGGAGGTGGAGTAAGGAGGCGGGGGTGAGTACAAGTGGTGGTGGTGCTCTAGCTCTGCCTGGCTCTGAGCCGCCATGGTACAACTCAAATTACCACTGGAGAAGTGATTGGGAGATCCTGAAGAAGCCGGGGAGGAGGACGCTGAAgagcagggaggaggaggaggaggaggtggctgggccACGTTGAAGATCCCCGAGACGATGTTGATGACTCCCTCGGGGTTCCAGTTACCTGGATATTGAGAGTCGATGGAGAACTTTCCCATGTAGGTGAAGGTCTGGTTGCGATGGGCTGCAGGCTGCGAGAAGCTGCTGGAATATGAAGAGAGGTCTAGCGAGCGTTTTTCTGCACTCATGTCTGCGCCCATCAAGCCATCTGCGGGGGGAAACAAATCAGAAAGCATGATTCATTAACCTCTTCACACTAGACCGGAAAGTGGGCTTTAAGTGACAGAAAGCAGGTGCATCTGTGTTCCGTTACGCACGGACTGCGCTCCTATCATCCCAAACTTTTTAAGTATAGCACtccaaaatttaaaagaaatgtgtCCGTGTTATTCTTTCCTGCAGTCATTTGcgaaatgttgaaaaaaaaaaaaaacaacaacattttttattgttttgtttttgaatgttggatatataaaatgtttcacacacgcacacacacacacacacacacacacacacacacacacacacactgttttcttacctgctgCCACATTAATCTGGTCGTAATGCGCTCCCAAGTCGTTGTTGGGGAAGATCGCCACAGAGGTCGGCAAACTGGTAGCAATGTCATCCATGGAGTACACGCTCTCGGCATGCGCGAACCCTCCGAGATTCACCGGCACTTTCTCCAGAGTTTTAGCCGTCATTGTAGAGAGGATAGAAGTTAGCGCGTCTCCTTGCCCTCTGTCctgttctttctgttctttacCTCAAAGCTTATCACAAATAGGGGATATGTAACCCAGCCACGCAGGGGGTCACCACTGCATGTCTCTGTCAGTCAGCGTGTGTTAAAGGATGAGCTCCGTGTTCTGGTGCGCTTCATATGCTCTGATGATCGAGTTAAAACGGTGTAAAGTAACGGGAACGGGGGCCCTGACACTAGTATGTATATATGGGGAACCTTTTCAAAACGTCATTAACCAAATATGGAAGTGGGCGGGGTAGTCGAACAAGAAAGAAGAAGCTGATTGGCCGGGAGGCTCCATGACGCTTTCAAAGGGAATCTCTTGTCAATGGAGAGCCCGTTGCTCCAGGATAGATAAGACTGACTTTTTCCACCTGCTGTAAAATTGCAACAAACCTGCGCAGAACCTCACAGCAAAAGCACACAATACAAAGCGCATGCAGCCCTCACTAATGCACCTGTTTTATCATCGTTTATACGTTTATTCTCGCGCATATGCGGTTTAATAGCGCTCTGCGATCAAAAGAGGAATTCCGGTTTCAGCAGCGTAACCCATATAAGGTTGAATCCGGCACGAACGGGCCCACCCTCCATGTTCCATATTTGGGTTAGATTCCGGAAAACGATCATCGGAAAGTGACGAGTTTTACCGAGCTGAGCATTATGAGAGTGAAAGAGGGAGAAAGACACTGAGAGGCATAACCGCAAACAAATGAGACGGACAGAGGGGTGGAATTTACTTCTTTGGTAGACGGGCTGCATGGGCACGGAAATTTCTGACGCTCTCATTTGACTATGCTCTAGGAAAGACTCGATTTAGTTCACCGAGGAGTTAACTATAGTAATTTCAAGATATTTATAGAACTTAGGAAAGGAAGTCAATATTTATAGAGGCAGCGGTTATAGGTTTTGTGaaataaccacacacacacggacccaCGAGCTTACAGTAGTACACATACATACTCTTGCATTTTTATCAGCATAGCGCCATTTTTCAGTGAAAATAGCAATAGGGCCAAAATGTAGTTTACACAACTGGGACGACACTGAGTGTGTTTATCAGTACTCGTGAAAACTGCATGCCCTCCTGTGGCCTCTTTAGGAAGTGTGCCTTCTCTCGATCTTCCCctctctcgcacacacacgcacacagaatTCACAGACCTGTTCTGATCTTGTAAAGTCCCTTCGTGGGTGGAGAAAGTTGACAGACAGAACGCAGAAAATATCGGGCACCTTTAGTGGAATAAACTTTCCATTGTGTGTTGCATTGTACAGCTACATTGCACAGTCACTACTGTCTTGGTGTGATCCAAATATAGGCCTGGCAGTGACCTCAGGCTGTGAGACGTTTGAAAATATTCTGTGATCATCTCAAAGAAACCTTGAACTGACCCTGCTGGAACTAACAGTGAAAACCAACAATGTGGCTGATGACTAGCTTACCAGATCATTGATCCATATCACACTGCTAATATTGGATAAACAGTGATGTACAGTCACGATAATGATTAAAACCACTATGATATCATTCCAACAGGTAGTCAAAACAACAAATCTCATGTATGTTAGGAGAGGGAATTTA
Encoded proteins:
- the egr2b gene encoding early growth response protein 2b — its product is MTAKTLEKVPVNLGGFAHAESVYSMDDIATSLPTSVAIFPNNDLGAHYDQINVAADGLMGADMSAEKRSLDLSSYSSSFSQPAAHRNQTFTYMGKFSIDSQYPGNWNPEGVINIVSGIFNVAQPPPPPPPPCSSASSSPASSGSPNHFSSGNLSCTMAAQSQAELEHHHHLYSPPPPYSTSGCGEVYQDPSAFLSTSTCPIASYPPPSYSSPKQPGSSDAPGLFPIIPDYSGFFQPACQRDMHTAGIQDRKPFGSCPLDTFRVPPPLTPLNTIRNFTLGAPGSGASEGGAPRLPSAYSPQNLPLRPILRPRKYPNRPSKTPIHERPYPCPAEGCDRRFSRSDELTRHIRIHTGHKPFQCRICMRNFSRSDHLTTHIRTHTGEKPFACDFCGRKFARSDERKRHTKIHLRQKERKSSTVSSSSSSSSSSSGLERLSGGISAANGICS